In Pseudomonas lalkuanensis, the following are encoded in one genomic region:
- the mreB gene encoding rod shape-determining protein MreB, translating into MFKKLRGMFSSDLSIDLGTANTLIYVRERGIVLNEPSVVAIRNHGNQKSVVAVGTEAKRMLGRTPGNISAIRPMKDGVIADFSVCEKMLQYFINKVHENSFLQPSPRVLICVPCKSTQVERRAIRESALGAGAREVFLIEEPMAAAIGAGLPVEEARGSMVVDIGGGTTEIALISLNGVVYAESVRVGGDRFDESIVTYVRRNYGSLIGESTAERIKQEIGTAYPGGEIREIDVRGRNLAEGVPRSFTLNSNEVLEALQESLATIVQAVKSALEQSPPELASDIAERGLVLTGGGALLRDLDKLLAQETGLPVIVAEDPLTCVARGGGRALEMMDRHAMDLLSTE; encoded by the coding sequence ATGTTCAAGAAACTGCGTGGCATGTTTTCCAGCGATCTGTCGATCGACCTGGGCACTGCCAATACCCTTATTTACGTGCGCGAGCGCGGTATCGTCCTCAACGAGCCCTCCGTGGTCGCCATTCGTAACCACGGCAACCAGAAGAGCGTGGTAGCCGTAGGTACCGAAGCCAAGCGCATGCTGGGCCGTACTCCTGGCAACATTTCCGCCATCCGTCCGATGAAGGACGGCGTGATCGCCGACTTCAGCGTCTGCGAGAAGATGCTGCAGTACTTCATCAACAAGGTTCACGAAAACAGCTTCCTGCAGCCCAGCCCGCGCGTGCTGATCTGCGTACCCTGCAAATCCACCCAGGTGGAACGCCGCGCCATCCGTGAATCCGCCCTGGGCGCCGGCGCCCGCGAAGTCTTCCTGATCGAAGAACCCATGGCCGCCGCCATCGGCGCCGGCCTGCCGGTGGAAGAGGCCCGCGGCTCCATGGTCGTGGACATCGGTGGCGGCACCACCGAAATCGCCCTGATCTCCCTGAACGGTGTGGTCTACGCCGAATCCGTGCGTGTAGGTGGCGACCGTTTCGACGAATCCATCGTGACCTATGTGCGCCGCAACTACGGCAGCCTGATCGGTGAATCCACCGCCGAGCGCATCAAGCAGGAAATCGGCACCGCCTACCCGGGCGGCGAAATCCGCGAGATCGACGTTCGTGGCCGCAACCTGGCCGAAGGCGTACCGCGCAGCTTCACCCTGAACTCCAACGAAGTGCTGGAAGCCTTGCAGGAATCCCTGGCGACCATCGTCCAGGCGGTGAAGAGCGCCCTGGAACAGTCCCCGCCGGAACTGGCTTCCGACATCGCCGAGCGCGGCCTGGTGCTGACCGGTGGTGGCGCGCTGCTGCGCGACCTGGACAAACTGCTGGCCCAGGAAACCGGCCTGCCGGTGATCGTCGCCGAAGACCCGCTGACCTGTGTCGCCCGTGGTGGCGGCCGTGCTCTGGAGATGATGGACCGTCACGCGATGGATCTGCTCTCCACCGAGTAA
- a CDS encoding Maf family protein has protein sequence MATLYLASGSPRRRELLAQIGVPHITLIASIDETAQPGEAASAYVERLAREKALAGLASLAEPADACVLGADTAVVLDGRILGKPADRDDALATLEILSGREHEVLTAVALADASRCESRVVASRVRFRAISRAELESYWASGEPADKAGSYAIQGLGAVFVSRVEGSYSAVVGLPLLETAEMLAGFGIPCWQHLG, from the coding sequence ATGGCCACGCTGTACCTGGCTTCGGGGTCGCCGCGCCGGCGCGAACTGCTGGCGCAGATCGGCGTTCCCCATATCACCCTGATCGCCTCCATCGACGAAACCGCCCAGCCTGGCGAGGCCGCCTCCGCCTATGTGGAGCGCCTGGCCCGTGAAAAGGCCCTGGCCGGGCTCGCCAGCCTGGCCGAGCCCGCGGATGCCTGCGTGCTGGGCGCCGATACCGCCGTGGTGCTGGATGGCCGCATCCTCGGCAAACCGGCCGATCGTGACGACGCCCTGGCGACCCTGGAGATACTTTCCGGTCGAGAGCACGAGGTGCTCACCGCCGTCGCCCTGGCCGATGCGAGTCGCTGCGAATCGCGCGTTGTCGCCAGCCGGGTGCGCTTCCGCGCCATTTCCCGAGCTGAACTGGAAAGCTATTGGGCAAGTGGCGAGCCCGCAGACAAGGCCGGCAGCTACGCTATTCAGGGGTTGGGTGCGGTATTCGTCAGCCGCGTCGAAGGCAGTTATTCAGCGGTAGTGGGATTGCCGCTGCTGGAAACGGCGGAAATGCTCGCCGGGTTCGGCATTCCTTGTTGGCAGCACCTGGGATAG
- the rng gene encoding ribonuclease G, translating into MSEEILINITPMESRVAVVENGVLQEVHVERTLRRGIVGNIYKGKVVRVLPGMQAAFVDIGLDRAAFIHASEISTREGSAVESISALVHEGQSLVVQVTKDPIGSKGARLTTQLSIPSRYLVYMPRTSHVGISLKIEDEAERERLKQVVADCIAAEGIEEAGGFILRTAADGARADEILVDIRYLRRLWEQISAQMQTAPSPSVIYEDLSLALRTLRDLVNPRIEKIRIDSRETFQKVTQFVDELMPEIADRLEHYPGERPIFDLYGVEDEIQKALERKVLLKSGGYLIIDPTEAMTTIDVNTGAFVGHRTLEETIFKTNLEAATAIARQLRLRNLGGIIIIDFIDMEDEEHQRQVLRTLEKQLERDHAKTNIIGITELGLVQMTRKRTRESLIQVLCEPCSCCQGRGLLKTAETICYEIFREILREARAYQAEGYLVLANQKVVDRLLDEESGNVADLEAFIGRPIKFQVETMYSQEQYDVVLL; encoded by the coding sequence ATGAGCGAAGAGATTCTGATCAATATCACGCCGATGGAATCGCGCGTGGCGGTGGTGGAGAACGGTGTGCTGCAGGAGGTGCATGTCGAACGCACCCTGCGTCGCGGCATCGTCGGCAACATCTACAAGGGCAAGGTCGTGCGGGTATTGCCGGGGATGCAGGCGGCCTTCGTCGACATCGGGCTGGACCGCGCCGCCTTCATCCACGCCTCGGAGATCAGCACCCGCGAAGGCAGCGCCGTCGAGAGCATCAGCGCCCTGGTGCATGAAGGCCAGAGCCTGGTGGTGCAGGTCACCAAGGACCCCATCGGTAGCAAGGGCGCACGCCTGACCACCCAGTTGTCGATCCCGTCGCGCTACCTGGTGTACATGCCGCGCACCAGCCACGTGGGCATCTCCCTGAAGATCGAAGACGAAGCCGAACGCGAACGCCTCAAGCAGGTGGTGGCCGACTGCATCGCCGCCGAAGGTATCGAGGAGGCCGGCGGTTTCATCCTGCGTACCGCTGCCGACGGCGCCCGTGCCGACGAGATCCTGGTGGACATCCGTTATCTGCGCCGCCTCTGGGAGCAGATTTCCGCACAGATGCAGACTGCCCCGTCGCCCTCGGTCATCTACGAAGACCTCAGCCTGGCCTTGCGCACCCTGCGTGACCTGGTCAACCCGCGCATCGAGAAGATCCGCATCGATTCGCGCGAAACCTTTCAGAAGGTCACGCAGTTCGTCGATGAGCTGATGCCGGAAATCGCCGACCGTCTGGAGCATTATCCGGGCGAGCGCCCCATCTTCGACCTCTACGGCGTCGAGGACGAGATCCAGAAGGCGCTCGAGCGCAAGGTGCTGCTGAAATCCGGCGGATACCTGATCATCGACCCGACCGAGGCGATGACCACCATCGATGTGAATACCGGCGCGTTCGTCGGCCACCGCACCCTCGAAGAGACCATCTTCAAGACCAACCTCGAGGCGGCCACGGCCATCGCCCGGCAGCTGCGTCTGCGGAATCTGGGCGGGATCATCATCATCGACTTCATCGACATGGAAGATGAAGAACACCAGCGCCAGGTATTGCGCACCCTGGAGAAACAACTGGAACGCGACCACGCCAAGACCAACATCATCGGCATCACCGAGCTCGGCCTGGTGCAGATGACCCGCAAGCGCACCCGCGAAAGCCTGATCCAGGTGCTCTGCGAGCCCTGCTCGTGCTGCCAGGGGCGTGGTTTGCTGAAGACTGCGGAAACCATCTGCTACGAAATCTTCCGCGAGATCCTGCGCGAAGCGCGGGCCTATCAGGCGGAAGGCTACCTGGTGCTGGCCAATCAGAAAGTCGTGGACCGCTTGCTGGACGAAGAATCGGGCAACGTCGCCGATCTGGAAGCCTTCATCGGGCGGCCGATCAAGTTCCAGGTGGAAACCATGTATTCCCAGGAACAGTACGACGTAGTCCTGCTCTGA
- the gatC gene encoding Asp-tRNA(Asn)/Glu-tRNA(Gln) amidotransferase subunit GatC — translation MALERSDVEKIAHLARLGLNEADIPRTTETLNNILGLIDAMQAVDTDGIEPMAHPLDATQRLRADSVTEENRRDAYQAIAPAVENGLYLVPKVIE, via the coding sequence ATGGCGCTTGAACGCTCCGACGTGGAAAAAATCGCCCATCTCGCCCGACTGGGCCTGAACGAGGCCGATATCCCGCGTACTACCGAGACCCTGAACAACATCCTCGGCCTGATCGACGCCATGCAGGCCGTGGACACCGACGGCATCGAGCCCATGGCCCACCCGCTGGATGCCACCCAGCGCCTGCGCGCCGACAGCGTCACCGAGGAAAACCGCCGCGACGCCTACCAGGCCATCGCGCCGGCCGTCGAGAACGGCCTGTACCTCGTGCCCAAAGTCATCGAATAA
- the gatA gene encoding Asp-tRNA(Asn)/Glu-tRNA(Gln) amidotransferase subunit GatA — protein sequence MHQLTLAEIARSLAAKEFSAEELTRTLLARIHQLDPQLNSFISITDEPAIEQARAADARRAAGEQGALLGAPIAHKDLFCTEGVLTSCGSKILDGFKAPYDATVVARLKDAGAVSLGKLNMDEFAMGSSNESSHYGAVKNPWALDRVPGGSSGGSAAAVAARLVPAATGTDTGGSIRQPAAFTNLTGIKPTYGRVSRWGMIAYASSLDQGGPLARTAEDCALMLGAIAGFDPKDSTSVDQPVDDYLAGLNQPLTGLRIGLPKEYFGAGLDSRIADAVLAVVEELKKLGASVKEISLPNMQHAIPAYYVIAPAEASSNLSRFDGVRFGYRCENPQNLEDLYKRSRAEGFGAEVKRRIMVGTYALSAGYYDAYYLKAQKIRRLIKNDFVSAFNDVDVILGPTTPNPAWKLGEKNNDPVAQYLEDIYTITANLAGLPGLSMPAGFVDGLPVGVQLLAPYFQESRLLNVAHQYQQATDWHKQAPAGF from the coding sequence ATGCATCAACTGACCCTCGCCGAGATCGCCCGAAGCCTCGCCGCCAAGGAATTCTCCGCCGAAGAGCTGACCCGCACCCTGCTGGCGCGCATTCATCAGCTCGATCCGCAATTGAACAGCTTCATCAGCATCACTGACGAACCGGCCATCGAACAGGCCCGGGCCGCCGACGCACGGCGCGCCGCCGGTGAGCAAGGGGCCCTGCTCGGCGCCCCCATCGCCCACAAGGACCTGTTCTGCACCGAAGGCGTACTGACCAGCTGCGGCTCCAAGATCCTCGACGGCTTCAAGGCCCCCTACGACGCCACCGTGGTCGCCCGTCTCAAGGACGCCGGTGCGGTCAGCCTCGGCAAGCTGAACATGGACGAGTTCGCCATGGGTTCCTCCAACGAGTCCAGCCACTACGGCGCGGTCAAGAACCCCTGGGCGCTGGATCGCGTTCCCGGTGGTTCCTCCGGCGGATCCGCCGCGGCCGTCGCCGCGCGCCTGGTGCCCGCTGCCACCGGCACCGACACCGGTGGCTCGATCCGCCAGCCGGCCGCGTTCACCAACCTCACCGGCATCAAGCCCACCTATGGCCGGGTTTCCCGCTGGGGCATGATTGCCTACGCCTCCAGCCTCGATCAGGGTGGCCCGCTGGCCCGTACCGCCGAGGACTGCGCGTTGATGCTCGGCGCCATCGCGGGCTTCGATCCCAAGGACTCCACCAGCGTCGACCAGCCGGTGGATGACTACCTCGCTGGCCTGAACCAGCCGCTGACCGGGCTGCGCATCGGTCTGCCGAAGGAGTATTTCGGTGCCGGCCTCGACAGCCGCATCGCCGACGCCGTCCTGGCCGTGGTCGAGGAGCTGAAAAAGCTCGGCGCCAGCGTCAAGGAAATCAGCCTGCCGAACATGCAGCACGCCATCCCGGCCTACTACGTGATCGCCCCGGCGGAAGCCTCCTCCAACCTGTCGCGCTTCGATGGCGTGCGCTTCGGCTACCGCTGCGAGAACCCGCAGAACCTGGAAGACCTGTACAAGCGCTCCCGCGCCGAAGGCTTCGGCGCCGAAGTGAAGCGCCGTATCATGGTCGGCACCTACGCCCTGTCCGCCGGGTACTACGACGCCTACTACCTGAAGGCGCAGAAGATCCGCCGCCTGATCAAGAACGACTTCGTCAGTGCCTTCAACGACGTCGACGTGATCCTCGGCCCGACCACGCCCAACCCGGCCTGGAAACTCGGCGAGAAGAACAACGACCCGGTCGCCCAGTACCTGGAAGACATCTACACCATCACCGCCAACCTGGCGGGGCTGCCGGGCCTCTCCATGCCCGCCGGCTTCGTCGATGGCCTGCCGGTTGGCGTGCAGCTGCTGGCGCCATACTTCCAGGAAAGCCGCCTGCTCAACGTCGCCCACCAGTACCAGCAGGCGACCGATTGGCACAAACAAGCTCCGGCCGGATTCTGA
- the mreD gene encoding rod shape-determining protein MreD, which translates to MVGQRSNNGWVIWVSLILALVLSVGPVPSFMEIGRPLWLALFLTYWTLALPHRVGMTTAWVLGLAEDVLYGTLLGQNALILALITFLVLTLHQRLRMFPMWQQCLVLLVVFGLAQLVQLWLNALTGNRPPTLVFLLPALVSALLWPWVYAALRGTSRRLNVN; encoded by the coding sequence ATGGTCGGCCAGCGCTCCAACAATGGCTGGGTCATCTGGGTCAGCCTGATCCTGGCCCTGGTGCTCAGTGTCGGGCCGGTCCCCAGCTTCATGGAGATCGGCCGGCCGCTGTGGTTGGCGCTCTTCCTCACCTACTGGACTCTGGCCCTGCCGCACCGGGTGGGCATGACCACGGCCTGGGTGCTGGGCCTGGCGGAAGACGTCCTCTATGGCACGCTGCTCGGGCAGAACGCCCTGATCCTCGCCTTGATCACCTTCCTGGTGCTGACGCTTCATCAGCGCCTGCGCATGTTCCCCATGTGGCAGCAATGCCTCGTGCTGCTCGTTGTTTTCGGCCTGGCCCAGCTGGTTCAGCTGTGGCTCAATGCCCTCACCGGTAATCGTCCCCCGACCCTGGTCTTCCTGTTGCCCGCGCTGGTCAGCGCGCTGCTCTGGCCCTGGGTATACGCCGCCCTGCGCGGTACGAGTCGCCGCCTCAACGTAAACTGA
- the mreC gene encoding rod shape-determining protein MreC: MFAVLSAALMVVDARFDTLKPMRSQMGLVLTPFYWLADLPVRVWDGVSDQFTSRSTLIAENEKLKAESLLMQRRLQKLATLTEQNVRLRELLNSSALVDEKVLVSELIGVDPNPFTHRILIDKGEKDGVFLGQPVLDARGLMGQVVEVMPYTARVLLLTDTTHSIPVQVNRNGLRAIASGTGNPERLELRHVADTADIKEGDLLVSSGLGQRFPAGYPVATVKEVIHDSGQPFAIVRAVPTAALNRSRYMLLVFSDTRSPEERANDAAKAQEAADREAAAQPAVGEATSGAQAAPTATNPPAAPAAPAPAPAPAAPAPAVPNKPPAAQTTQESH; this comes from the coding sequence GTGTTCGCCGTGCTCTCGGCTGCGCTGATGGTGGTCGATGCCCGATTCGACACCCTGAAGCCCATGCGCAGCCAGATGGGGCTGGTGCTCACGCCTTTCTACTGGCTGGCTGACCTGCCGGTGCGCGTCTGGGATGGCGTCAGCGACCAGTTCACCAGCCGCAGCACCCTGATCGCCGAGAACGAGAAACTCAAGGCCGAGTCCCTGCTGATGCAGCGCCGCTTGCAGAAGCTGGCGACCCTGACCGAGCAGAACGTGCGCCTGCGCGAACTGCTCAACTCGTCGGCCCTGGTGGACGAGAAGGTCCTTGTCAGCGAGCTGATCGGTGTCGATCCCAACCCGTTCACCCACCGCATCCTGATCGACAAGGGCGAAAAGGATGGCGTGTTCCTCGGTCAACCGGTGCTCGATGCCCGCGGCCTGATGGGGCAGGTGGTGGAAGTGATGCCCTACACGGCCCGCGTGCTGCTGCTGACCGATACGACCCACAGCATTCCCGTGCAGGTGAACCGCAATGGCCTGCGCGCCATCGCAAGCGGCACCGGCAACCCCGAGCGGCTCGAGCTGCGCCACGTCGCCGACACCGCCGATATCAAGGAAGGCGACCTGCTGGTGAGTTCCGGTCTTGGCCAGCGCTTCCCGGCCGGCTACCCGGTGGCGACCGTCAAGGAAGTCATCCACGACTCCGGACAGCCTTTCGCCATCGTTCGCGCCGTGCCCACTGCCGCGCTGAACCGCAGCCGCTACATGCTCCTGGTGTTCAGCGATACCCGCAGCCCCGAGGAGCGCGCCAACGACGCCGCCAAGGCCCAGGAGGCCGCCGACCGCGAGGCGGCTGCCCAGCCCGCCGTGGGTGAAGCCACCTCGGGAGCCCAGGCCGCGCCCACTGCCACGAATCCTCCCGCCGCGCCCGCCGCTCCGGCTCCGGCTCCGGCGCCTGCTGCACCGGCGCCCGCCGTGCCGAACAAGCCGCCAGCGGCACAGACTACCCAGGAGAGTCACTGA